A single Chiloscyllium punctatum isolate Juve2018m chromosome 14, sChiPun1.3, whole genome shotgun sequence DNA region contains:
- the wfs1b gene encoding wolframin isoform X2, whose product MYQKLNPNRKKQVAVSEILENVSHINAEGSKAEPGPVPKMLQKERRVLERLVSIQSNKDMKLDDFVDITKKYAKGIIPSNLLMQGEDDGLEGKLPEDLPLQQKIVKYPLHALMEIKEHLIDFASKAGMHWLHTIIPLHHVNALVFFFIISNLTIGFFAFIIPLVIFYLSFISMVICTLKVFQDSKAWDNFRTMTDLLLRFEPDLDVEQAEVNFSWSHLEPHIHFMLSAFFVILSFPVADKDWIPCSELSVIAIFFLITSYTSLSTSAEPYTRRALITEVICAVIGFLYTLPDNWSYLRIIGEPFISMPIGHVFMLNLGIPCLLYFLLFYLFFKMAQLRNFKGTYYYLIPYLVCFIWCELAIELLRSSTGLGLIRASVGYFLFLFALPILLIGVAIMIFIQLIKWFISMELIKILVTLVLCTIPVVLHMWTKATGTLLALVKSLTRSSVVKLILVWLTAIMMFCWVYVYRSEGMKVYNSTLTWQQYSFVCGPRAWKETNMAQVQILCGHLEGHRVTWTGRFKYVRITEIENSAESAINMLPYFLSDWMRCLYGETYPECDPKNVTVMEEDLCRLKFLTKHTCHLKRFCRYKFEITVGMPYGSNGNETLEDDATKDIVLRASNEFKNVLLNLGQGSIVEFSTILEGKLGSKWPVFELKAIKCLNCMAKLTPASARHVKIEHDWRGIVKLAFKFAFNFFFAPFFCAI is encoded by the exons ATGTATCAGAAGCTGAATCCAAACCGAAAGAAGCAGGTAGCTGTCTCTGAAATCCTGGAGAATGTTAGTCACATCAATGCTGAAG GTAGCAAGGCTGAACCAGGCCCTGTCCCGAAAATGCTGCAGAAAGAGAGGCGAGTGCTTGAGCGACTGGTCAGCATTCAAA GTAACAAGGACATGAAGTTGGATGATTTTGTTGACATCACAAAGAAGTATGCCAAGGGAATTATCCCATCTAACTTACTAATGCAGGGAGAGGATGATGGACTTGAAGGGAAACTACCTGAAGATTTGCCTTTACAGCAGAAG ATTGTGAAATATCCACTTCATGCCTTAATGGAAATAAAGGAGCACCTAATAGATTTTGCCTCTAAAGCTGGAATGCACTGGTTACATACTATTATTCCACTTCACCATGTAAATGCTCTTGTCTTTTTCTTTATAATCAGCAATTTGACAATTGGCTTTTTTGCTTTCATcatccctttagtcattttttaTCTCTCCTTCATTTCCATGGTAATTTGTACGCTAAAGGTCTTTCAAGATAGCAAAGCATGGGACAATTTCAGAACAATGACTGACTTGCTGCTGCGTTTTGAGCCAGACCTAGATGTAGAACAGGCTGAGGTGAACTTTAGTTGGAGTCATTTGGAACCACATATCCACTTCATGCTCTCTGCATTTTTTGTGATTCTTTCCTTTCCTGTTGCAGACAAAGATTGGATTCCTTGTTCAGAGCTGTCAGTTATTGCAATTTTCTTTTTGATTACATCTTATACGAGTCTGAGTACAAGTGCAGAACCGTATACTCGAAGGGCCCTCATTACAGAGGTTATATGTGCAGTAATCGGGTTCCTTTACACACTTCCTGATAACTGGTCCTACTTAAGAATTATTGGGGAGCCCTTTATCTCTATGCCAATAGGTCATGTCTTTATGTTGAATCTTGGCATTCCCTGTCTCTTGTACTTTTTATTGTTTTACTTGTTCTTCAAAATGGCACAATTGAGGAACTTTAAAGGTACCTACTATTACTTAATTCCGTACCTTGTCTGCTTTATATGGTGTGAACTGGCTATAGAACTCTTGAGGTCATCCACAGGATTGGGTCTGATTCGGGCATCTGTGGGCTATTTCCTGTTTCTCTTTGCTTTACCAATTCTACTCATTGGTGTTGCAATAATGATTTTCATCCAGTTAATAAAATGGTTCATTTCCATGGAATTGATCAAGATTCTTGTCACCCTTGTATTATGCACAATTCCAGTTGTCCTTCACATGTGGACAAAAGCAACTGGCACTTTGTTAGCACTAGTTAAATCCCTGACAAGGAGCTCTGTTGTCAAGCTCATCCTGGTTTGGCTCACTGCAATTATGATGTTCTGTTGGGTTTATGTGTACAGGTCGGAAGGTATGAAGGTGTACAATTCCACTTTGACCTGGCAGCAATATAGCTTTGTTTGTGGTCCTCGTGCCTGGAAAGAGACGAACATGgctcaagttcaaattctttgTGGTCATCTTGAGGGACATAGAGTAACATGGACAGGAAGGTTCAAATATGTCCGTATCACGGAGATTGAGAACAGTGCAGAGTCTGCAATAAATATGCTTCCATACTTCTTAAGTGATTGGATGAGATGCTTGTATGGTGAGACATATCCTGAATGTGATCCTAAaaatgtgactgtgatggaggAAGATCTTTGTCGGCTTAAATTCCTCACAAAGCACACCTGCCACCTTAAAAGATTTTGTcgctataaatttgaaataacTGTGGGAATGCCTTATGGTTCGAATGGGAATGAAACTCTTGAAGATGATGCAACCAAAGATATTGTACTAAGAGCTAGTAATGAGTTCAAGAATGTTCTGCTGAATTTGGGACAAGGAAGTATTGTGGAATTCAGTACTATTTTGGAGGGCAAGCTGGGCAGTAAATGGCCAGTCTTTGAACTGAAAGCCATCAAGTGCCTTAACTGTATGGCGAAGCTAACACCAGCATCAGCAAGGCATGTCAAAATTGAACATGACTGGAGAGGTATTGTAAAGCTAGCATTCAAATTTGCATTCAATTTCTTTTTCGCACCATTCTTTTGTGCTATATAA
- the wfs1b gene encoding wolframin isoform X1 encodes MQPEQPPTPQHGKSQLNAAGDGCNVESEPAAGEDAKMLNEREYIEEQEEKARNGDAKAQTEVGKYYLKLAGRKDEELNNCTAVYWLIQSAKQGKKEAGKLLKGCLAERKGITSENEELVKQLANESELERAVRKATLIMYQKLNPNRKKQVAVSEILENVSHINAEGSKAEPGPVPKMLQKERRVLERLVSIQSNKDMKLDDFVDITKKYAKGIIPSNLLMQGEDDGLEGKLPEDLPLQQKIVKYPLHALMEIKEHLIDFASKAGMHWLHTIIPLHHVNALVFFFIISNLTIGFFAFIIPLVIFYLSFISMVICTLKVFQDSKAWDNFRTMTDLLLRFEPDLDVEQAEVNFSWSHLEPHIHFMLSAFFVILSFPVADKDWIPCSELSVIAIFFLITSYTSLSTSAEPYTRRALITEVICAVIGFLYTLPDNWSYLRIIGEPFISMPIGHVFMLNLGIPCLLYFLLFYLFFKMAQLRNFKGTYYYLIPYLVCFIWCELAIELLRSSTGLGLIRASVGYFLFLFALPILLIGVAIMIFIQLIKWFISMELIKILVTLVLCTIPVVLHMWTKATGTLLALVKSLTRSSVVKLILVWLTAIMMFCWVYVYRSEGMKVYNSTLTWQQYSFVCGPRAWKETNMAQVQILCGHLEGHRVTWTGRFKYVRITEIENSAESAINMLPYFLSDWMRCLYGETYPECDPKNVTVMEEDLCRLKFLTKHTCHLKRFCRYKFEITVGMPYGSNGNETLEDDATKDIVLRASNEFKNVLLNLGQGSIVEFSTILEGKLGSKWPVFELKAIKCLNCMAKLTPASARHVKIEHDWRGIVKLAFKFAFNFFFAPFFCAI; translated from the exons ATGCAGCCGGAGCAGCCCCCGACTCCGCAGCACGGCAAGTCGCAACTGAACGCCGCGGGAGATGGCTGTAACGTCGAGTCGGAGCCTGCGGCGGGAGAGGACG CAAAAATGTTGAATGAGAGAGAATACATAGAGGAACAAGAGGAAAAAGCCAGAAATGGTGATGCAAAGGCACAGACTGAG GTTGGTAAATATTACCTGAAGCTTGCTGGCAGAAAGGATGAAGAACTGAACAACTGTACAGCTGTATACTGGTTAATCCAATCTGCCAAACAGGGCAAAAAAGAAGCTGGAAAACTGCTTAAAGGTTGTCTTGCAGAAAGGAAAG GCATCACATCTGAGAACGAGGAATTGGTGAAGCAACTTGCAAATGAGAGTGAGCTTGAGCGGGCTGTGCGGAAGGCTACGTTAATTATGTATCAGAAGCTGAATCCAAACCGAAAGAAGCAGGTAGCTGTCTCTGAAATCCTGGAGAATGTTAGTCACATCAATGCTGAAG GTAGCAAGGCTGAACCAGGCCCTGTCCCGAAAATGCTGCAGAAAGAGAGGCGAGTGCTTGAGCGACTGGTCAGCATTCAAA GTAACAAGGACATGAAGTTGGATGATTTTGTTGACATCACAAAGAAGTATGCCAAGGGAATTATCCCATCTAACTTACTAATGCAGGGAGAGGATGATGGACTTGAAGGGAAACTACCTGAAGATTTGCCTTTACAGCAGAAG ATTGTGAAATATCCACTTCATGCCTTAATGGAAATAAAGGAGCACCTAATAGATTTTGCCTCTAAAGCTGGAATGCACTGGTTACATACTATTATTCCACTTCACCATGTAAATGCTCTTGTCTTTTTCTTTATAATCAGCAATTTGACAATTGGCTTTTTTGCTTTCATcatccctttagtcattttttaTCTCTCCTTCATTTCCATGGTAATTTGTACGCTAAAGGTCTTTCAAGATAGCAAAGCATGGGACAATTTCAGAACAATGACTGACTTGCTGCTGCGTTTTGAGCCAGACCTAGATGTAGAACAGGCTGAGGTGAACTTTAGTTGGAGTCATTTGGAACCACATATCCACTTCATGCTCTCTGCATTTTTTGTGATTCTTTCCTTTCCTGTTGCAGACAAAGATTGGATTCCTTGTTCAGAGCTGTCAGTTATTGCAATTTTCTTTTTGATTACATCTTATACGAGTCTGAGTACAAGTGCAGAACCGTATACTCGAAGGGCCCTCATTACAGAGGTTATATGTGCAGTAATCGGGTTCCTTTACACACTTCCTGATAACTGGTCCTACTTAAGAATTATTGGGGAGCCCTTTATCTCTATGCCAATAGGTCATGTCTTTATGTTGAATCTTGGCATTCCCTGTCTCTTGTACTTTTTATTGTTTTACTTGTTCTTCAAAATGGCACAATTGAGGAACTTTAAAGGTACCTACTATTACTTAATTCCGTACCTTGTCTGCTTTATATGGTGTGAACTGGCTATAGAACTCTTGAGGTCATCCACAGGATTGGGTCTGATTCGGGCATCTGTGGGCTATTTCCTGTTTCTCTTTGCTTTACCAATTCTACTCATTGGTGTTGCAATAATGATTTTCATCCAGTTAATAAAATGGTTCATTTCCATGGAATTGATCAAGATTCTTGTCACCCTTGTATTATGCACAATTCCAGTTGTCCTTCACATGTGGACAAAAGCAACTGGCACTTTGTTAGCACTAGTTAAATCCCTGACAAGGAGCTCTGTTGTCAAGCTCATCCTGGTTTGGCTCACTGCAATTATGATGTTCTGTTGGGTTTATGTGTACAGGTCGGAAGGTATGAAGGTGTACAATTCCACTTTGACCTGGCAGCAATATAGCTTTGTTTGTGGTCCTCGTGCCTGGAAAGAGACGAACATGgctcaagttcaaattctttgTGGTCATCTTGAGGGACATAGAGTAACATGGACAGGAAGGTTCAAATATGTCCGTATCACGGAGATTGAGAACAGTGCAGAGTCTGCAATAAATATGCTTCCATACTTCTTAAGTGATTGGATGAGATGCTTGTATGGTGAGACATATCCTGAATGTGATCCTAAaaatgtgactgtgatggaggAAGATCTTTGTCGGCTTAAATTCCTCACAAAGCACACCTGCCACCTTAAAAGATTTTGTcgctataaatttgaaataacTGTGGGAATGCCTTATGGTTCGAATGGGAATGAAACTCTTGAAGATGATGCAACCAAAGATATTGTACTAAGAGCTAGTAATGAGTTCAAGAATGTTCTGCTGAATTTGGGACAAGGAAGTATTGTGGAATTCAGTACTATTTTGGAGGGCAAGCTGGGCAGTAAATGGCCAGTCTTTGAACTGAAAGCCATCAAGTGCCTTAACTGTATGGCGAAGCTAACACCAGCATCAGCAAGGCATGTCAAAATTGAACATGACTGGAGAGGTATTGTAAAGCTAGCATTCAAATTTGCATTCAATTTCTTTTTCGCACCATTCTTTTGTGCTATATAA